The following proteins are encoded in a genomic region of Maylandia zebra isolate NMK-2024a linkage group LG1, Mzebra_GT3a, whole genome shotgun sequence:
- the ca7 gene encoding carbonic anhydrase 7 isoform X1 has product MTGHHWGYGKEDGPSSWYKNYPVAEGNRQSPIDIVPNEASHDRDLGPIMTNYDHCTSINISNNGHSVVVEFNDSDDRSVIKGGPLDNPYRLKQFHFHWGGKGHGGSEHTVSGEGFASELHLVHWNAVKYKTYGEASTAPDGLAVLGIFLETGDDHRWLHMITDVLYMVKYKGSITDFKGFNPNCLLPSSLHYWTYLGSLTTPPLHESVIWIILKEPIEVSEKQLGMFRMLLFTEEDDDQKMRMENNFRPPQPIKGRRVRSSN; this is encoded by the exons ATGACGGGACATCACTGGGGATACGGGAAGGAGGACG GTCCCTCTTCATGGTATAAAAACTACCCTGTTGCGGAGGGGAACCGGCAATCACCAATTGATATCGTCCCCAATGAGGCCTCACATGACCGCGATCTAGGCCCTATAATGACAAATTATGACCACTGCACCTCCATTAACATCTCCAACAATGGACACTCCGTAGTTGTGGAGTTCAATGACTCAGATGATCGTTCAG TGATCAAGGGAGGCCCACTCGATAACCCCTACAGACTGAAACAATTTCATTTCCACTGGGGTGGAAAAGGACATGGAGGCTCTGAACACACTGTTTCAGGAGAAGGCTTTGCATCTGAG CTTCATTTAGTTCACTGGAATGCTGTCAAGTACAAAACGTATGGAGAGGCATCAACTGCGCCCGATGGTCTTGCCGTTCTTGGTATCTTTTTAGAA ACAGGTGATGACCACAGATGGCTCCACATGATAACGGATGTTCTGTACATGGTGAAGTATAAA GGCAGTATCACAGATTTCAAAGGTTTCAACCCCAACTGCCTGCTTCCCAGCAGTCTTCACTACTGGACCTACCTCGGCTCTCTAACCACACCTCCGCTACACGAGAGTGTTATCTGGATCATCCTGAAGGAGCcaatcgaagtgtctgaaaagCAG CTGGGGATGTTCAGAATGCTTCTGTTCACCGAAGAGGACGACGATCAGAAGATGCGGATGGAAAACAACTTCAGGCCTCCCCAGCCTATCAAAGGGAGGAGAGTGCGTTCCTCCAATTAA
- the ca7 gene encoding carbonic anhydrase 7 isoform X2, whose amino-acid sequence MTGHHWGYGKEDGPSSWYKNYPVAEGNRQSPIDIVPNEASHDRDLGPIMTNYDHCTSINISNNGHSVVVEFNDSDDRSVIKGGPLDNPYRLKQFHFHWGGKGHGGSEHTVSGEGFASELHLVHWNAVKYKTYGEASTAPDGLAVLGIFLETGDDHRWLHMITDVLYMVKYKGSITDFKGFNPNCLLPSSLHYWTYLGSLTTPPLHESVIWIILKEPIEVSEKQGLTW is encoded by the exons ATGACGGGACATCACTGGGGATACGGGAAGGAGGACG GTCCCTCTTCATGGTATAAAAACTACCCTGTTGCGGAGGGGAACCGGCAATCACCAATTGATATCGTCCCCAATGAGGCCTCACATGACCGCGATCTAGGCCCTATAATGACAAATTATGACCACTGCACCTCCATTAACATCTCCAACAATGGACACTCCGTAGTTGTGGAGTTCAATGACTCAGATGATCGTTCAG TGATCAAGGGAGGCCCACTCGATAACCCCTACAGACTGAAACAATTTCATTTCCACTGGGGTGGAAAAGGACATGGAGGCTCTGAACACACTGTTTCAGGAGAAGGCTTTGCATCTGAG CTTCATTTAGTTCACTGGAATGCTGTCAAGTACAAAACGTATGGAGAGGCATCAACTGCGCCCGATGGTCTTGCCGTTCTTGGTATCTTTTTAGAA ACAGGTGATGACCACAGATGGCTCCACATGATAACGGATGTTCTGTACATGGTGAAGTATAAA GGCAGTATCACAGATTTCAAAGGTTTCAACCCCAACTGCCTGCTTCCCAGCAGTCTTCACTACTGGACCTACCTCGGCTCTCTAACCACACCTCCGCTACACGAGAGTGTTATCTGGATCATCCTGAAGGAGCcaatcgaagtgtctgaaaagCAG GGTCTGACCTGGTAA
- the ca7 gene encoding carbonic anhydrase 7 isoform X3 → MTNYDHCTSINISNNGHSVVVEFNDSDDRSVIKGGPLDNPYRLKQFHFHWGGKGHGGSEHTVSGEGFASELHLVHWNAVKYKTYGEASTAPDGLAVLGIFLETGDDHRWLHMITDVLYMVKYKGSITDFKGFNPNCLLPSSLHYWTYLGSLTTPPLHESVIWIILKEPIEVSEKQLGMFRMLLFTEEDDDQKMRMENNFRPPQPIKGRRVRSSN, encoded by the exons ATGACAAATTATGACCACTGCACCTCCATTAACATCTCCAACAATGGACACTCCGTAGTTGTGGAGTTCAATGACTCAGATGATCGTTCAG TGATCAAGGGAGGCCCACTCGATAACCCCTACAGACTGAAACAATTTCATTTCCACTGGGGTGGAAAAGGACATGGAGGCTCTGAACACACTGTTTCAGGAGAAGGCTTTGCATCTGAG CTTCATTTAGTTCACTGGAATGCTGTCAAGTACAAAACGTATGGAGAGGCATCAACTGCGCCCGATGGTCTTGCCGTTCTTGGTATCTTTTTAGAA ACAGGTGATGACCACAGATGGCTCCACATGATAACGGATGTTCTGTACATGGTGAAGTATAAA GGCAGTATCACAGATTTCAAAGGTTTCAACCCCAACTGCCTGCTTCCCAGCAGTCTTCACTACTGGACCTACCTCGGCTCTCTAACCACACCTCCGCTACACGAGAGTGTTATCTGGATCATCCTGAAGGAGCcaatcgaagtgtctgaaaagCAG CTGGGGATGTTCAGAATGCTTCTGTTCACCGAAGAGGACGACGATCAGAAGATGCGGATGGAAAACAACTTCAGGCCTCCCCAGCCTATCAAAGGGAGGAGAGTGCGTTCCTCCAATTAA
- the LOC106676435 gene encoding uncharacterized protein LOC106676435: MDELREKKYIMGKDRREMVRIVAEDYLHKHPGRPGRQKLRELASMIVGQYPASFKLTEPFGNKPFAKDGSETLFRQLEHRIENMKRPQSSLKRQAGGENSTKKRPRNSDLYGCVAWDPIIEGAVCREDLLSKRDELKRAFQTQDLQESSVRKLMTETYPIQREILNDDDTTIAVVKDEWPFLFEVPHLFDHASKLLGFSVQNKLAQELSKKEKGINDFLDSKGMKMGEGPIQLICGISKYFKEDSYKLFHKKEISADPEVELPVTPCILIRGDQQFKIAVDGLLVNDHITSPIVALSYVFSMFYVWNVQYPPEMAFTLEFMQRVFFGVNPERGSKAEKKGKKRHFIPPQKGQPLVAELCLSV; encoded by the exons ATGGATGAGTTGCGTGAAAAAAAGTACATAATGGGGAAAGACAGACGAGAGATGGTTCGGATCGTCGCTGAAGATTACCTCCATAAACACCCAGGAAGACCTGGTAGACAAAAGCTGAGGGAACTCGCCAGTATGATTGTAGGACAATATCCTGCCTCCTTCAAGCTGACAGAGCCGTTTGGAAACAAACCTTTTGCAAAAGATGGTTCTGAAACTCTCTTTCGTCAGCTGGAACACAgaattgaaaatatgaagaggCCACAAAGCTCACTGAAGAGGCAAGCAGGGGGTGAAAATTCAACAAAGAAAAGGCCCAGGAATTCAGATCTGTATGGATGTGTGGCGTGGGATCCAATCATTGAGGGGGCCGTGTGTAGAGAAGACCTGCTGTCTAAACGAGATGAGTTGAAACGTGCCTTTCAAACCCAGGATCTTCAG GAGTCATCTGTTCGAAAATTGATGACTGAAACATATCCCATTCAGCGTGAAATCCTCAACGATGATGATACCACTATTGCCGTTGTAAAGGACGAGTGGCCGTTCCTGTTTGAAGTTCCTCACCTGTTTGATCATGCATCTAAACTCCTTGGCTTCTCTGTACAAAACAAGCTGGCACAg gaactttccaaaaaagaaaaggggatcAATGACTTCCTTGACTCCAAAGGGATGAAGATGGGCGAAGGTCCAATACAGCTCATCTGTGGCATTTCAAAATACTTCAAGGAAGACTCTTATAAACTCTTCCACAAAAAAGAG ATCTCTGCAGATCCTGAAGTCGAACTCCCAGTGACCCCATGCATCCTAATCAGAG GTGACCAGCAATTCAAGATTGCTGTTGATGGGTTACTTGTCAATGACCACATCACCTCTCCCATTGTGGCCTTGAGCTACGTCTTCTCCATGTTTTATGTCTGGAACGTCCAATACCCACCGGAGATGGCTTTTACTCTCGAATTCATGCAAAG agTTTTCTTTGGGGTCAATCCTGAGCGAGGCTCCAAGGCAGAGAAGAAGGGGAAGAAACGGCACTTCATTCCTCCACAG aaAGGTCAGCCACTGGTTGCAGAGCTCTGCCTGTCGGTGTGA